In Juglans microcarpa x Juglans regia isolate MS1-56 chromosome 1S, Jm3101_v1.0, whole genome shotgun sequence, the genomic stretch atctcttaagaaaaataggtttacttcctttaattaacaatattatcaaaatacaatattatatttaatgagactTAGAAAAACCCCTTTAAGTAtaaaccccccaaaaaaaaacctctCACCCGAAATCtaggttaaaactttacatatatatatatatatatatatataaatacaccttaTGAAGAAAAACTAGTGATGAACATACATATATGAATAATAGAAAAGCAGCGGCAGCAGGGACTCACTGAGAAGGTAACGTGCGATGGCGCAGTGTGCGATTGGAGGTGGTGAAGTCGGCAGAGAACTAGAagcgagagagagtgagagagagaaacacaaTGAGAGAATATGGCGTGCGGAAGGGGAGAGAGCTCACCGTGGGATAGCGAGAAGGTGTGCGACTGGTCGGGAGCTACATGCGATGGCTTCCGTCGTGTAACGTGGCTGAAAAACTGAGGGGCACAAGGAGAGGAAGAGGCCAGCGGAGGATCTCAGTGGGACGACTTGAGCAAGGGCTGCTTTGTTTCGGGGGTGGGAAAACAAAGTATGTCGTGTGTGTTCCTCCTTCAACGGCTGGGCGACAATGGTTGGCTTTCCGTGGCGGCAAGGACGGCCTGGAGGGTGGTGCACTGTGTGCAAGGAGGAGTTATTGTCTGTGAGTTTGTGTGGCAGAGCAGTGGCGTCACAGAGAATCAAACCATGTTGCGTTACGGGCTTGGCCAGTGATTGGGGTGTTGCACGGCTGCGCTGAGGGGAAGGTCTCACAGTGAGGAGAAGAAATGGCTATGGTGAGGCTTTGGGCCCCTGGGTAATGGTCGTTTACGGTGGAGGTTTATGGTGGCAATGTTGATGAGCAAGAGTCAAGAACGCGGAGAGGCAGTGAACGAGAGGGAGTTATGCGTGGGTTGCATCGATTTTGTATGGGGGCAGTGGAAGTTCTGGGCGGAGCGACGGCAGCGAACGTAACAAAGGCGGTCTCTATGCATGGCTAAAGTGTGCGCATATATATGAtacgaaaaccctagagataagcCAAAAAGGACGGGGATGTGCATGAGAGACGTGCATGCGGATGGGAAGAGAGTCGTGCGGGTGAGGAAACTGCTAGCTCATAAACTGAATGGGTTTTTTGTTCCCAAGATTTAAATAAACAGCCAAggtctccaaataaaaaaaacactactcGATCtataacataaaaacaaaaaaatataacctAAATTATcaagctcaaaaaaaaaaaaaaaaatccatagtcCAACCATAAAATTTATGGGTCCTGCTGTTACAAATGCGATATCTAACTCACCCTGAAACGAATAACTAGCTTACTACTTATTTTACATTCTTATGAATACAACTAATTTATCGCGGGTTGATGCCCATGCTTGTGATGACACCTACTTCCTAGGTCTCTAGGGTATCTTTGTCGACTTCTCAAGAAGTAAGGGCATAGACTCTCGCTTGCACAACCTATCTATGATCTCCACGTCCTCCATCATATCCTGCTCATTGCATCAGCATTGCCTGGGGGCAATCCTTGTCATAGTGTCCTATCCACTTACAATGATAACAAAAGGCTGGCATTTGACAACACTCTCCTTTGTGAACTTTATGATAGCTATCACATACGAGTATTCTCCCTCCCATACGCACTCCAGAGGTAGTTGGCAGTCATCCACCCGTTCTAGATTTGAATTTCTTAGGGATAGCCAAACTGCTTCCCTCACCGGTAAATGTCCTCCTTTTAAAGTTATGGGTGCGGCTAATGCACTATGTTGCTCTTGCTCAGCTATAGAGTGCACTGGTTTATGGAAATATCTAGGCAAACTACTTGAGTCCTAATTTGCATCTAAAGCCTATCCTGAAATCGTTCCGCTCTCATGCTCTAGATAGAACTGAGCTGTGGGGCAAACCTCCCTAGCTCCATAATCTTTGCAGCATATTGATCCACAAGCATATTCTCTTGAACCAAGTTAGCGAAATCCTTCGACTTTTGCTATCTTACAATGGCAGGAAAGTAATgattgtttaattaatttttaaatcgtTCCTGTGAGATCCTTTCCATGGCTCCTCCCAATTCCATGGTAAGGAGTTGTCTCTTAGCACCCAACCATAATGCCGCTTCTCCTTGGAGCAAGTAGCTCGCGCACAAGAATTTTTGACTTTTGGTGCACCCACTTACCTCAAAAGTCCTTTCAATATCTGTAATCCACCTTTTCGCTTTCATTAGTTCCTCGTTACCGAAAATCCCAGGTaacagaaagccaaaaatcacaCACGTATGAACAACTTTGTTGGTCCTCCCTACGGGAGTTAACTTGTTGGATCTCCAAATAAAGCTCATGCTATTGCTGCAGTACTTCCGAAATAAGATTAAGCGCCCTATTCGctatctctctcttcccctGGTGATTGTCCCTTGTGGAACTATCAATCGCACCATGCTCAGACTTTGCCACATAACCTAAACCTATCACTTCCTGACTCAACTTTTGCTCTCTAAACATTGTTTAAGCCTGCCATGTTCTAAAATTCAAGCTTATGATACTAAAAATCGATCCTATGTTTCTGGTACTCTCCTTATGTGACAATGTGGATTTGCCCAGAGTCGTATAAATACTCATTAATACTAAGCTGTGGCGCCTCGTTTCTCAATAAAGGACTTGGCCAAGATCCATGATGCCAAGGGTGCGAACCATACAACCATACCCATTGTTTAAATCGGGATAGGTATGAAGCATTCGTTAGGATGTGTACATGTGAGGAAAAGTTAAACGGTTCACGGCATAAAGATAAGGGTTTAGTCTAAAGGTTAAACGATATaatatcaaaaatctaaaagaaaCCATAATTTTGTTCTCATGATATCCGCAATATCAcatcatttcttaaatatttatatacataagCAGTTGTTCAATTGTATCTCCAAAATAAGGTTGATCGAAGGTAAATGTTTGCTTGCCTACCAATTACAAATACATCTCCCTCAACTGACCAACCCTACAATAGGAAATGGGTCTACTCGCCTACCACTCGTGTTGGGTTTGCTCTTTCTTCTCAGGTATTACTCTTGGATCTACCTCTGCATTAAAGTTTATGGTTCTAATGTTGAAACCACGGGCATGTTAGACATCAATGACAACACCGCTAATGAGAAACAACGTTCGTGAATAtgcaatgaataattttatgcagTAAAAAAACAAGGGTGAATGCATGTGTTAGTGCgtggtgaggaatcaccctatCAGGCAATACCACATGTATTCGAAAACATGACAAAGAGTCACCCTCTTGgtaaaatacatttatataagCATGGCAAGAAATCATCATCTATCATAAGACTCAATACATATATACGTAATTATGCATGTCGCCAAGGCAATGAATCACCCTTTTCTCAAGTACGTAAAACCCATAACACTAGTCACACAAAAGTTCACAGTCATTACATAGATATTCATCACACATACATGTCTCCTAATAGGCCAACAGGGGATGAGCCACTCCATCATTCAAAATTGGAGAATCTATCCCACTCGACCAACATGGTGCAAGTCAACTCACCTATACCCCAACACAAGTCAATTCTCAcacaaagatatatattttgtactGGAAAAATGTCTACCCGGTCAACCAACTCTAAGACACCAGCACATGATATGTTAGGGGATTTCTTATCCCGTCTATCACGAGGTCTCGCTGGAATGGTTCAGGGAATTCTCTATCCTGTTCCATGATGATTGACACATGATATGATTATTCACACAGGGGATATAGATACTCACACAGAGATTTCACCAACAAAAGTGCATTAAAAACTTATAAACACGAAGTGAAATATTTGTAAACATAATAGTGAAACATTTATTACTTCACAGTTTGAAAAGGGGAGATTATGCATGGTCAGAAAGTGGAAATATGCATGAGCCAAAATTCCTTAACATCCTCACACAACATTTACTCCATTCCTCGGTACTGTCTAAGAAGTTAACCTACCTCACAATCTTATTGTGGCACTGTGCTTTGGTGAAAAATAGCCGTAGGTACTCCTCTCCTTGTCTGCTCTGAAGTCTCCAACTTCCTCTGAAGAATCAGACTCCAAGGGCTTTTAGGTGCTtacgatctcaaaagtgagCTTTTTGCTTTTGTCCTAAACCTTTTTATAGCATGGGTGCGTCAGGTGTTCTTCTCACTCCAGATGGGACTATATATGAGTCCTTTAGTCTCGATCTTCCTACTGCAAGATGATAGAGATAGATTGACAATATATGGTCTGCACATCCTTGCGGCTTACCTTATGCCCAATCCCCAGTCTCTCTCTTACTGAAGGTCTCCCACGTGGCATTAGACCATACCTCTGGGTTCGAATGATATGATCTGCTAAGTTGCAATCCTTTCAGCAAACTCACTTCTGATGTGACTCTTCAGCTGGGATGTGGGCTATTACGTATGAATCTGCCACTTTCTGATCGTTTTATAGTAGTCTTGGAAGGCTCATGTGTGTCAGCAAGGGTCTTGTCCTCAATTGTCACTCGCTTTGCACTCATTCTTCGCCCTTGCATGTTTGGCCACTTTTCTAACTCTCCTACCATAAGGTGAAAAGTCCTTTATCAGCTTGTGCCAAGACGTGTCAATCAGGCTTTTTGCATGGTGTTGCTTGCCCATATGCTGTTCTAGCGGCACTTTGCAGCACCTACGGCTATTTTTCACCAAACCAATGAAGTGGTTTCTCGTCTTTTCCTTTCACTCAATTCCATTGGTGGTTTGTCCCATTGCATTGGCGAGGTCCTCACGATTTGGTTTATCTACACACAACCCATTTAACCTGTTTTAACTCGTTTAATCCACTTCACACGTTTCATATAAATAGATTGAGTTgatttgtatatttaatttttaacataattaatataatttcatatataatattttttttattggcaccgggtgtacaggaacaacgtcccgactaatcctgaGAGTGTACAGACGCTCGACAACGAGTTTCCTTCAAGTGTACATTGggtaatttaaggaaaaaatccCTTAGTCCAATGGCTCCTAGAGATTATTTGCACCGAAAGGGATTTAAACTTTAAACATGTGGGAGCATACCTCCAAGTCAAGGTCTTTACCACTTAGCCTACCCCTAAGggttataatttcatatataatataaggttaagtatataaataattcacaattacaaTTAGATTCatggtaaaatattttattattaatatccaaactaataatattaataaaagatttaggtgttgtttggatagtgagtggagatgaaaattgaataaaatattgttaaaatattatattttaatattattattattttataatttgaaaaagttgaattatttattatattttatgtaaaaattaaaaaaaattaaaatgatgagatgaaatgaaacactttttacatctaaacgagaccttaatagtttgagatataaTGTAATcaaataatagtattaatatcacatattcttaataataaaaaaagataaataatactattattcGATTGAtcgatttattaattttatcttgtCGAATTAACTCATTGAAGTTAATCGACATTAAATTCAAACCACTAATTTCGGGTGTGGTTAACCCGTGAGGATTCGCGGGTCGTTTCCAAGTCATCTCCGGTTTCCATTTCCAGAGTTAACGTTTGCGGCcataaaccctaaacccctgCATTCTCCACTCCGATGTGATAATCTGAGTGAGCAATGACAATCCACTCTGTTGTGATCCAGAAGCTTCTGAGCACGAACGCTCACATGGGTCGGCGCGTTGCCGTCGACCACTTCAAGGTCTACACTTACGGCATCCGCAACGGCATGGCCATCATCGACTCCGACAAAACCCTGATCTCCCTCCGCAACGCCTGCGCCTTCATTGGTTCCCTGGCCCGCCTGAACGCCCGTTTCATGTTCGTGAACACCAACCCGCTGTTCGACGAGATCTTCGACCAGATGACCAAGAAGATCGAGCTCTACAACCCCAACCAGAACTCGCTCTGGCGAACTGGTGGGTTCCTCACCAACAGTCGTAGCCCCAAGAAGTTCCGCTCTCGCAACAAGAAGCTCTGCTTCGCGCCTCCGCAGCTTCCTGATTGCGTTGTCATCCTCGACACGGAGAGGAAATCTTCGGTGGTCTTGGAGGCCGATAAGCTGCAGATTCCGGTCGTGGCTCTCGTGGACTCCACCATGCCGCTCGATATTTATAAGCGTATCGCCTACCCAGTTCCTGCCAATGATTCCGTGCAGTTTGTGTATTTGTTCTGTAATTTGATCACCAAGACTTTTCTGTTGGAGCAGAAGAGGTTAGGCACCACGCCAAAAGAAGATTCTACTAGGGCTGATCATCCTTCCAAGAAGGAAAACGGGTATAGATGAATCTTATCATAATTAGTTCGtgtttaagttctttttatCCCACTCTTTTTGTGTTTCACTTTTTGAAACAAATTATGAGTTTTTTGGTTTGTGTGGGTTCCTAAATTGTGGCTCTGACAGTGAGGCAGTGAAACGCATTGAGGAGGGCAAGAGCGGGAATGTCGAATTTTCTAGGGATGAAGTGCTAGTTGTTCCTTGGGAGAGCCTGGCTCCGATTTCCAGAGGTAATGCATTCGTGCATGTGTCATTTTTCTAGTATTTGTAGTCCATGTAAAAGCTAATGAGCTCAGCTGCTCAGTATACCTTTTAACGATGTTATTTTGTCCATGTAGATAGAGATGAAATTAAGGAGCTTTTGGATAAACTCGTTGTGCTGAAGTTCAATGGAGCTTTGGGTACCGAGATGGGTTTTGATGGCCCTAAGTAAGACCATATTACTTAATGAAACATTTGATGCTTCGATATCCTTATCTTTGATGAGGTGGACTCCTCTAATGAATGGACAAAGATTCAATCACAGTAGTCCATTCAGTTGTGTGGCAGGCATTCTTATTGATATGAATTCTTGCCAATATAATTAGAATTGCATATGTTGAGGGTTTCACCTGTGGACTTAAAAATCATGGAATTGATTTGTCatcttttatagtttttaaacaTTACAATTGCTTATCTTGAAGTTGAAACCATGAGAAGTTATTGTGGTGATTCATTCTTCTTGTTGTATGGCCACGTGAATTATTGGTTATTGACAAGTGACATCCTTCCTTGACTCTATATgtccatctttttcttttaaagcaTTTATCTCTAAATTGAATGGTCAAGGGTTCTGTATGAGAAAAAGGTCTTAGCTTGATTATTgcattttatgtatattttttctttactttcagTTAGTCTTTTTGTCATCCCTGAAATTTCATTGTGATGTTTCCTAGATCTGCCATCTGTCTTTACCCAACCTATCAAAAGAGATCTGTTGTTACCCGAAATTGTTCAGCAGCTTCGGCTTATGGGTATAGTTGGGACTTATCTGCCCTCCCCACTATTTTTCATGTATAGTCTCATATGTTGATAATCATTTAAAGAAACCAACATGGCGgtctttaattttgtttcatctataACTTATACGTCAGTCATATAACCAAATGACCATAGAATAACACAATCCAGCTTCTTCCaatatttttctagtttttcaaGATCATAAAGTTCTCTAATGAAGCATGCTTGAATTTTGTGGAAAACTTAAAATCTTTACCTAAAATACAGATATGGGCTTGAATCATTGCAGCATCGCCATAATTATTATGATAATTGGCAAAtgtgttataaattaaaaataggaCAACTTGTTTAGTAGGCTATGCTTGTAGCTTGTCTGTATATTCATAGAGCGtgccaacctttttttttccctacagCATGATGATAATAGTTAATAGCATTTCTAAAGTGGAGGTTTATTTGTGCCTGTGGACTTAATGTGCCTTATTTATGGTTTTGTTGTAGAATTCCATAGAATCATTCTTTGCGAGTCCGCtgttgaatttataaatttcctATTATTGTCATATTTTTTACGTAGGTCTGCAGTTGAAGTTTGTAATGGGATGACACTTCTGGACATGATTGTTAATAGAATTGAGGTCAGTGACTCAGTGTTTGGCTCTTTTTGCCTCATCTTTTGTCATGgtttgaacatatcctcatgtTTTAATTGTTTGTAGTCTCTCAACTCCAATTACGGATGCAATATTCCTTTGCTTCTTATGAACACAAGCAAAACAAATGACGATACGGTGAAGGTAAGTTTTGTTTTTCATTCCTTTATTTGTGGATATTTCTAGAATCTACTCATTGCAACCTGTGTAATTTAGGTTTTGGAGAAATATCCCAAGTCAAACATTGTGATGCTGAAATCATTTGATGGACAGACTAGTGAGAATGAATCGTATGTCGTCTTTTGCATTGTTATCCCTCTTCTTATTCAGTATACAACCATATTAATGTTCTTttataccaataaaaaaaaatattaatgttcttTTATCTTGAAAACATGATAActtgattaattaattgattaattaatatatgttgaATGCATGTTATGTTACAACCAAGAAAGcccaagtttttttatttttttatggaaatgaAAGATAGAACTATTATAGTATGAATATTTAAAGATCTCAAAACCATcattttccatttgatcaaaaataaaaaattaaaattaaaaaaatgtaagcCCGGACATTATGTGGATTATAATCTAggttataatgatttttttttttttttttttatcagtaatcaagaagttttagtcataataataggcaaagcccaagtacacacaggtagtatacatgagaagtacctagCTATGGTTTACAATTGAAAGTAGAAAATTATAGACATTAAATCtgttacaaacaatggcccccacccaagaaaacaatgttttaaagaaaaaaactttcagctcctccattgttctctcGTGGTTTTCGAAGTTTCTATCATTTCACTCccaccaaatacaccaacacgtACATATGGAGACCATTTTCCATATTACTGCAACTTGTGAATTTCCTCGAGGGCCTCTCTAGCATGCTAGAAAGTACACCAATCTACCAGGCATGACACATGATAAACCaagtcctataaaaaaaatcagtccACGTGGTCGTAGCCACCTCGTAATGTAGAAACGGATGATCAACTaattcaccatttttcttacacatgtaacaccaatccaataCTATTTACCGACATCTCCTTAGATTATCTGTGGTGAGAATTTTGTCCAATGCTgctgtccaaataaaaaaagttgcTTTTGAGGAGCTTTGGTTTGCCagatgctcttccatgggaatgtgGGTCTACCTGAGTTCGATAAAActttgtgaaatgatctgaCTGTGAATTTACATTTGTTGGAAGGGCTCCAAAACATCCTGTCCATAGTACCCTTGGTCATACGTACGGAATACAGTGCCGCATAGAAGTCTGAGATAACCTCCAACTCCTAGTTTTGGGCTGCCCTAGTGAAGTCCATATTCCATCGAGGGGAGCCACTAGAAAAAGCCAAAAGGTTTGCTATCGTTGCATCCTTTACTCGTGCTAACTCAAATATGGCAGGGAAGGTGTTTTTGAGACAACGTTCACCACACCatttatcatgccaaaatcGCCAAAATTTGACGCAAGAGCCATTGCCCACAACAATATGTATATGTCTCTTGAAAGTTTCCCAACTCTTCCTAATGTTTTGCCACAAACCTACCCCATGTAAGCTGCGTATCTCATTCGAGGACCAACCACCCCATGCTTCACCAACCAGCAATGATAGACTTCCACAAGGCCCCCCTTTCTTGTTGGtaccgccacaaccatttacccaaaaaataggtggggaggttagagagagtacttttAATCAATGTGAGTCTACCGCCTTTCGATAAATACTACCTCTTCCAAGATGTCAACGTGCGCTCCACCTTTTCAATCACAACATTCCAAATCAGCTTTGATTTGAAGGAAGCACCCAAGGGTAATCCAAATTACTGAAGAGGTAAAAAAGATACCTTACATCCTAAAAGAGAGGCTTGCATTTGGGGAGGAACGAAAATTTCACTTGGTGAATTGGAATAAGGTTTGTACTCCGGTGTCTTGTGGAGGTTTAGGTGTGCAGAATTTAAAGCTTTTTAATAAAGCCCTTCTTGGGaagtggctttggagatataACAATGAGAGGAATGCATTGTGAAAACAGATTGTGGATGCTAAATATGGAAGGATGTGGCGGAATTGGTGCTCTAATGAAATAAAAGGGTTATTTGGGGTGGGATTATGGAAGTCCATTCGGTTGGGATGAGGGGATTTTGTTAAAAACATTTACTTCAAAGTGGGGATCGGGACAAATATTCTCTTTTGGCACGATGTTTGGTGTGGTAATTTACCTCTTAAAATAGCTTTTCCTAGTCTTTTCAGGATTGCTAAAAATAAAGGGGCCACTGTGGCTGATTCTTACTTGTTCTCTAATAACATGCTGAATTGGAATGTGGAATTTAATAGAGATTTACAGGACTTAGAAGTGAGTGAAGCTGCTGATTTCTTTGTAAAGCTTTATGACTCGAAGATTGATCTGATCAGGGAGGACAGGATGCAGTGGGCTCATGATAATAAATCCAGGTTCTCGGTGAATTTCTATTACAAGGTGTTAAATAGACATGATAATACAACATACCCCTGGAAATGCATTTGGAAAGCTAGAGTGCCCAGTAAAGTTGCATTTTTCTGCTGGTTGGTGTCATTGGAGAAAGTTCTAACTActaataatttgaagaaaagggGTTTATATATGATAGATTGGTGTTTCTTGTGCAAAAAAGATGGCAAATCAGTTAATCACCTGTTTCTTCATTGCAAAATGGTGATTgctttatgaaatgagttattTGCAAGGGTAGGCattgcttgggtaatgcccTTTCAAGTGGTGGATTTCTTGGCTAGTTGGCAAGGCACTGCAGGATGTGGAGGCAATAAAGTTGAATGGAGACTAGAGCCGCCACTTCGGGAACATTCCCCACCGGCACCATTTCAGACTAGGTTATAATGATTCTAGAAAGTTCCAAGTGTAACTTGGACTGATCCTTTTTGAGAATAAGCTCAAATATAGTTTGGGCTTTTTTTGGattgttacaaatggtattagagtcaAATCACAATTAGAAGTGTAGGACTTGAGCCATGTAATGGCGATCCGCCCTGATGAGGAGCTAGGCATGAGTGGGGAGATAGAAGTTTGGTGAATGGGTTCCCACATTACTTAGGAATGAAAGGTTCTTGGCATttaggcttggtttggttttacaaacctttaaaaccatctcatctcatctcaatatccaaacaccattcaaacacaaatatttttcaattttaaattttcaactttttcatttaattattatctaatcattacaaatttttcaaaatttcagacaaaatacaaaaaacaattcaattttttcaaatccaaaaatgaaaataatattaaaaaattatattctaactttcttttaactttataatttttttattcaaatttttctctcctttcccaaaattccataaaaatcttaactcaaataattttactactattcacaaattatttcactactattcatagatttatcatctcatctgtataaccaaacgaggtctTACGATTTGGTTGAACAAAACCAATTGCCATTGCATTAGAAAATAACGACATTCCTTTATGTAATACCCCGTCCTCCTAGTGTTAATAATAGcatcatttttagaaatttgaggGATCGGTGTGCTACTAATCTTgcctttaaaattttcttcttaatgaaGCACCAGATATAAAATATTCTATATACTAAATAAAGTCATTCgttattaaaatactaaaaatataaaagagagtatgcagaagcacttattaaaatttctcaaactttgtattataaaaatcataacttaaaaactCTATATATGATCTAGGCCTCTGTCACACTTCCTTGGGCCAAGTCCCATTCTGCAGCTCCATCACTATAAAGATCTCACCTGGGGTGGTTAAAGCaataaaaacatagaaaaatgagttgaatacttaAGAAGTAGTATATCATACAGTAATCATAATAAACATTGGGTTGAATATGTGCGTACTTAATACTTCTACTTAAACCAACATAAACGTGTAAcataccgataaaaaaaaacataaacatgtaacaTGTACTATTATAACTCATTAAACTTGTATCTTCCTTTCTTTAATGGCCAGCACACCTTAACCCCGAGTACAGGGTTGTGCACCGGTTCCATTGCCTATGGCCACAGGGGAACCGCTTAACTATTTTTTGATAGGcaaacaattatattatatcagTAGGAATAGGCAAAACCTGAGTACATaggtagtatacaagagatTATCCCTATTTAGGGggaataaatagaaataaaaaaagcatgaaAATCGAGACCATTGAAATCTATAGCTTTGGCCCAAAGAAAGAGAGTTCAAATAAACAGtaatctaatctcctccaaAGAGCGCTCCCTATCTTTGAACGTCCGGTTGTTTCGTTCCTGCCAAATACACCATAGAATGCaaatagggatcatcttccacacagttGCAATTTGTGGAATACTATCGAGGTTCGGCCAACGAGCCAGAAGTTTGGCTACAGTAGCATGCATAACCCAGCTTAGCTCTACCCGTTGGAATACATTGGCTTATATTGCTCTAGCAATCTCGTAGtgtagtagaagatgatccacaatCTCACCACTTTGCTTACACATACAACATTCCATCACTATCATCCTGCGCTTCCACGAGTTATCCATCGTCAAAATCTTTCCCAGAGACGCTGTCCATGCAAAAAATGCCACCCTAGGAAGggccttatttctccaaattcttCTCCATGGAAAGAGATTACTATGCGGTTGTGTGAGGGCCTTATAGAAAGAGCAAACTGAAAAAATACCTTTTCTAGCAGGTAACCACCACAAAGTATCAACTCCTTGATTGCTTGGTCTCATAGGGTATTAGAGTTGGAAGAATTCTACAAAATTGTTGACTTCCCAATCTTCGGTCGCCCTAGTAAAGCTAACATCCCACTGTAGTAAATCACCATCCCACTCTATAAGGTCTATCACTGAAGCTTCTTTCTCACATGCAAGTATGAATGTTGTGGGGAATGAGTCCCTAAGAGCTTAatctccacaccatatgtcGTGCCAGAATTTAATTCTTTAGCCTTCTCCTATCACAATTCTAGTATGCCAGACAAAAACTTCCCACCCtcgtctaatgtgcttccaTAGATCCGCGCCATAAGCCACACTTACGTCCTTAGtacagccccccccccccccccccccaaccaccaccaccaccaccaccaccaccaccaccaccaccacaaccaCAAAGCTCTATATTTGTAATCAATCACCGACTTCTATAGAGCTTCATGTTTCATATTATAATGctaaagccatttcccaagtaaagccCAGTTGAACACCCTTAGATTTATGATTCTCAAGCCACCATAAGAGATTGGGGATTATATCTTGTTCCACTTGACCAGATGGAATTTAAATT encodes the following:
- the LOC121246545 gene encoding UTP--glucose-1-phosphate uridylyltransferase-like, whose product is MTIHSVVIQKLLSTNAHMGRRVAVDHFKVYTYGIRNGMAIIDSDKTLISLRNACAFIGSLARLNARFMFVNTNPLFDEIFDQMTKKIELYNPNQNSLWRTGGFLTNSRSPKKFRSRNKKLCFAPPQLPDCVVILDTERKSSVVLEADKLQIPVVALVDSTMPLDIYKRIAYPVPANDSVQFVYLFCNLITKTFLLEQKRLGTTPKEDSTRADHPSKKENGEAVKRIEEGKSGNVEFSRDEVLVVPWESLAPISRDRDEIKELLDKLVVLKFNGALGTEMGFDGPKSAVEVCNGMTLLDMIVNRIESLNSNYGCNIPLLLMNTSKTNDDTVKVLEKYPKSNIVMLKSFDGQTSENESYSFDHDAVFLSLMNSGTLDVLLSQGKEYVLVVGSDNVAAVIDPKILNHLIQNKIDYCMEVTQTPSFNMNNGILNSEQQNFQLTEISRKPVPHSTDKFKLIDTRSLWVNLKATKRLLDTDSLKFEKDFITKGRETAAGSVIRFFDRAICVNVPQTRFLPINGTSDLLLLQSDLYTYSNGILVRNTARTNPVNPSISLGPEFGKVSDFLSRFRSIPSIIELDSLKVNGDVWFGTDITLKGRVNVVAKPGMKVEIPDGVVLQDKDICEPMDV